In Firmicutes bacterium ASF500, a single genomic region encodes these proteins:
- the aroB gene encoding 3-dehydroquinate synthase gives MSIQTIHVRTNPEYDVVIGPGLLKECGSRLKETVGLCHVAVITDSNVAPLYLETVKSSLLEAGFQVSTYTFPAGEAHKNFNTLSDILEFLAGEQLTRTDCVAALGGGVTGDMAGLAAALYLRGVKYVQLPTTLLAAVDSSVGGKTAIDLSAGKNLAGAFMQPSAVICDTDCLKTLPPEVFADGAAEALKTGVLCSEKLFARMEAGLRVSELEEIIAQCVAFKAGVVERDEKEQGERKLLNLGHTIGHAIEKCSDFTIPHGHAVAAGLAIMTRAAKRLGWISSEGIDTRAADRICSTLKLTDLPTSTEYPPEALAKAALSDKKRAGDSITIVVPSKIGRCELKTIPVTELLSVIEAGWALE, from the coding sequence ATGTCCATCCAAACCATCCACGTCCGCACCAATCCGGAGTATGATGTTGTCATCGGTCCCGGTCTGTTGAAGGAGTGCGGCTCCCGGCTGAAGGAGACGGTAGGCCTGTGCCATGTGGCGGTGATCACCGACAGCAACGTGGCCCCGCTGTATCTGGAGACCGTGAAAAGCTCTCTTTTAGAGGCGGGGTTCCAGGTCAGCACCTACACCTTCCCCGCCGGGGAGGCCCACAAGAATTTCAATACCCTGTCCGATATTTTGGAGTTCCTGGCCGGGGAGCAGCTCACCCGCACCGACTGCGTGGCCGCGTTGGGCGGCGGCGTCACCGGAGATATGGCGGGGCTGGCCGCGGCCCTGTACCTGCGGGGGGTGAAGTACGTCCAGCTGCCCACCACCCTGCTGGCAGCGGTGGACTCCTCGGTGGGAGGCAAGACGGCCATCGACCTGTCCGCCGGGAAAAATCTGGCCGGGGCCTTTATGCAGCCCTCCGCCGTGATCTGCGACACCGATTGCCTGAAAACTCTGCCCCCCGAGGTCTTTGCCGATGGGGCGGCGGAGGCCCTCAAGACGGGGGTGCTATGCAGTGAGAAGCTGTTTGCCCGCATGGAGGCCGGACTGAGGGTATCTGAGCTGGAGGAAATCATCGCCCAGTGCGTGGCCTTTAAGGCCGGCGTGGTGGAGCGGGACGAGAAGGAACAGGGGGAGCGGAAGCTGCTCAATCTGGGCCATACCATCGGCCACGCCATCGAGAAGTGCAGCGATTTCACCATCCCCCACGGCCACGCTGTGGCGGCGGGGCTGGCTATTATGACCCGGGCGGCCAAGCGGCTGGGCTGGATATCTTCTGAGGGCATCGACACCCGGGCCGCAGACCGCATCTGCTCGACCTTAAAACTCACGGATCTGCCCACCTCCACGGAGTACCCCCCCGAAGCCCTGGCGAAAGCCGCCCTGTCCGATAAAAAGCGGGCGGGGGACAGCATCACCATCGTGGTGCCCAGCAAAATCGGCCGCTGTGAGCTGAAAACCATTCCGGTAACTGAACTGTTGTCTGTCATCGAAGCGGGGTGGGCGCTGGAATGA
- the aroA gene encoding 3-phosphoshikimate 1-carboxyvinyltransferase — MNIRITPGPLEGTITPPPSKSIAHRAILAAALAEGVSILRNVCFSQDIAATLRCARGFGCCHGQPGYAIDIAGTGGEKLTPGELVYCDCGESGSTLRFLIPITLALAQGGYFVGKGRLMERPQQPYFDIFDEKGIFYEQKDGALTVRGHLEPGEYRLPGNISSQFVTGLLYALPLLDGDSEIVLTSPLESQGYVDMTLDVLKNFGITAENQNYKRFVVPGDQEYIPQNVTIEADWSQAAFWYGAIALGNQVELEGLNAFSTQGDMCIVPCYLKLQGVGEVELDVSGCPDLVPPLAVMSALRAGETTCLTNAARLRIKESDRLATVTQTLNTLGAQVEEGPDFLKIWGRDGLAGGVTVDCCNDHRIAMMAAVAATRCREPVTLLGAECVSKSYPNFWDDYRMLGGKFDVL; from the coding sequence ATGAACATCCGCATCACCCCCGGCCCCCTGGAGGGGACTATTACCCCGCCCCCCAGCAAGTCAATAGCCCACCGGGCCATTCTGGCCGCCGCCCTGGCGGAGGGAGTCAGCATTCTTCGGAATGTCTGCTTCTCTCAGGACATTGCAGCCACCCTGCGCTGCGCACGGGGATTTGGCTGTTGTCATGGACAGCCGGGATACGCCATTGATATTGCCGGCACCGGCGGGGAAAAGCTGACGCCCGGAGAGCTGGTATACTGCGACTGCGGTGAATCCGGGTCCACACTGCGGTTTTTGATCCCCATTACCCTGGCGTTGGCTCAGGGCGGATACTTTGTGGGAAAGGGCCGTCTGATGGAGCGGCCCCAACAGCCCTACTTCGACATCTTTGACGAGAAGGGCATCTTCTACGAACAGAAGGACGGCGCTCTCACTGTCCGGGGGCATCTGGAACCGGGGGAGTACCGCCTCCCCGGAAATATCTCCAGCCAGTTCGTCACCGGACTGCTCTATGCCCTGCCCCTGCTGGACGGGGACAGCGAGATCGTGCTCACCTCCCCTCTGGAGAGCCAAGGCTATGTGGACATGACCCTGGATGTGCTGAAAAACTTTGGAATCACCGCAGAGAACCAGAACTATAAGCGGTTTGTTGTCCCCGGAGATCAGGAATATATCCCCCAAAATGTTACCATCGAGGCCGACTGGTCCCAGGCGGCGTTCTGGTACGGGGCCATCGCCCTGGGGAATCAGGTGGAGCTGGAGGGCCTGAATGCCTTTTCTACCCAGGGGGATATGTGTATTGTCCCCTGCTATTTAAAGCTGCAAGGAGTGGGGGAGGTGGAACTGGATGTCTCCGGCTGTCCCGATTTAGTACCACCCCTGGCGGTCATGTCGGCCCTGCGGGCAGGGGAGACCACCTGTCTGACCAACGCCGCCCGTCTGCGCATCAAGGAGAGTGACCGTCTGGCCACAGTGACCCAAACGCTCAACACCCTGGGCGCTCAGGTGGAGGAGGGTCCGGACTTCCTGAAAATCTGGGGCCGGGACGGCCTGGCTGGCGGCGTGACGGTAGACTGCTGCAACGACCACCGCATCGCCATGATGGCCGCCGTGGCCGCCACCCGGTGCAGGGAGCCCGTCACCCTCCTGGGGGCGGAGTGCGTCAGCAAGTCCTACCCCAATTTCTGGGATGATTACCGTATGCTGGGAGGGAAATTCGATGTCCTCTGA
- the aroC gene encoding Chorismate synthase codes for MSSEFGKILKVSVFGQSHGTAIGVNIDGLPAGETIDLEALQHFLDRRRPGKSPLSTARKEGDVPEFLSGLENGKTCGAPLCAIIRNSDQHSGDYAELADKPRPGHADYTAWVKWKGHADMRGGGHFSGRLTAPLCIAGGIAKQILARRGIYVGAHLDSVGAACDEHFPLYPTKELFEEIAAKPFPALSDNDGARMQDVILAAKNALDSVGGVIECAAIGLPAGLGDPMFDGVENRLAAALFGIPAVKGVEFGAGFNAAARRGSENNDAFTVENGRISAGTNHAGGILGGITTGMPLVLRAAFKPTPSIAREQETVSLSKMENTKLQIHGRHDPCIAHRAVPVVEAVTATVLLDLLLEGNHGTF; via the coding sequence ATGTCCTCTGAGTTTGGAAAGATTTTAAAGGTGTCGGTCTTCGGACAGTCACACGGGACGGCCATCGGAGTGAATATCGACGGCCTGCCCGCCGGGGAGACCATCGACCTGGAGGCGCTCCAGCACTTTCTGGACCGGCGCAGGCCGGGGAAAAGCCCCCTGTCCACCGCCCGGAAGGAGGGGGACGTGCCGGAATTTCTCTCCGGGCTGGAGAACGGCAAAACCTGTGGCGCGCCCCTGTGCGCCATCATCCGGAACAGCGACCAGCACTCCGGTGACTACGCCGAGCTGGCCGACAAGCCCCGACCCGGCCACGCCGACTATACCGCCTGGGTGAAGTGGAAGGGCCACGCCGATATGCGGGGCGGGGGACACTTCTCCGGGCGGCTGACGGCTCCCCTGTGCATCGCCGGGGGCATCGCCAAGCAGATTCTGGCCCGCCGGGGGATTTATGTGGGGGCGCACCTGGACTCGGTGGGCGCCGCCTGCGATGAACACTTCCCCCTGTACCCCACAAAGGAGTTGTTCGAGGAAATTGCGGCCAAGCCCTTTCCTGCCCTGAGCGATAACGACGGAGCTCGGATGCAGGATGTGATTCTGGCGGCAAAGAACGCCCTGGATTCTGTGGGGGGCGTTATCGAGTGCGCCGCCATCGGCCTGCCCGCCGGGCTGGGCGACCCCATGTTCGACGGGGTGGAAAACCGCCTGGCGGCGGCGCTGTTTGGGATTCCCGCCGTCAAGGGGGTGGAGTTTGGCGCGGGCTTTAACGCCGCGGCCCGCCGGGGCTCGGAAAATAACGACGCCTTCACCGTGGAAAACGGAAGAATTTCCGCCGGGACCAACCACGCCGGGGGAATTTTGGGCGGCATCACCACCGGAATGCCCCTTGTTCTGCGGGCGGCGTTCAAGCCCACGCCGTCCATTGCCAGGGAACAGGAAACCGTCAGCCTGTCAAAAATGGAAAATACAAAGCTGCAAATCCACGGCCGCCACGACCCCTGCATCGCCCACCGGGCGGTCCCTGTGGTGGAGGCGGTGACGGCCACCGTACTGTTAGACTTACTGTTGGAGGGAAATCATGGAACTTTCTGA
- the pheA gene encoding Bifunctional chorismate mutase/prephenate dehydratase, whose protein sequence is MELSEIRAKIDAVDDQLLDLFLERMELSEAVAAYKNEHKLPILNKTREREILAKVTERAGDKERYAYHLYSTLFELARSRQAELISAPTRVAARVEAALASNSEVFPQTGMVACQGVEGANSQVACDRLLPRGNIIYVKSFEAVVSAVESGLCKFGVLPIENSSNGSVRAVYQLLQEHDLSVVRSARLCIRHELLALPGTKLEDITEIYSHEQAIGQCSKFLSGMKDVKVVPCGNTAAAAKLVAESGNPHAAAISSHPCAALYGLECVNGSIQDSDNNYTRFICVTKDPVIYAGANKISLIIALDNKPGALYEVLSKLAALDIDMTKLESCPVAGSDFEFVFFLELEASVKDPSVRACLEELERSCAQFHFLGGYAEV, encoded by the coding sequence ATGGAACTTTCTGAAATTCGCGCCAAGATTGACGCCGTAGACGACCAGCTCCTGGACCTGTTCCTGGAGCGCATGGAGCTCAGCGAGGCGGTCGCCGCCTACAAGAACGAGCACAAGCTGCCCATCCTGAACAAGACCCGGGAGCGGGAAATTTTAGCCAAGGTCACGGAGCGGGCCGGGGATAAGGAGCGGTATGCCTACCACCTGTACTCCACCCTTTTCGAGCTGGCCCGGTCCCGTCAGGCGGAGCTCATCTCCGCCCCCACCAGGGTAGCGGCCCGGGTGGAAGCCGCCCTGGCCTCCAACAGCGAGGTCTTCCCCCAGACGGGGATGGTGGCCTGCCAGGGGGTGGAGGGGGCCAACTCCCAGGTGGCCTGCGACCGTCTGCTCCCCCGGGGGAACATCATCTATGTAAAGAGCTTTGAGGCGGTGGTGTCCGCCGTGGAGTCCGGGCTGTGCAAATTCGGGGTTCTGCCCATCGAGAACAGCTCCAACGGCTCGGTCCGGGCGGTGTATCAGCTCCTCCAGGAGCACGACCTGAGTGTGGTCCGGTCCGCCCGCCTGTGCATCCGCCATGAGCTGCTGGCCCTGCCCGGGACGAAGCTGGAGGACATCACTGAGATTTATTCCCACGAGCAGGCCATTGGACAGTGCTCCAAATTCCTGAGCGGGATGAAGGACGTGAAGGTGGTCCCCTGCGGCAACACCGCCGCCGCCGCCAAGCTGGTGGCCGAGAGCGGGAATCCCCACGCCGCCGCCATCTCCTCCCACCCCTGCGCCGCCCTCTACGGCCTGGAGTGCGTCAACGGCAGTATCCAGGACAGCGACAACAACTACACCCGCTTCATCTGCGTCACCAAGGACCCGGTTATCTACGCCGGAGCCAACAAGATCAGCCTGATTATCGCCCTGGACAACAAGCCGGGGGCCCTGTACGAGGTGCTGTCCAAGCTGGCGGCGCTGGACATCGACATGACCAAGCTGGAGTCCTGCCCCGTGGCGGGGAGCGACTTTGAGTTTGTCTTTTTCCTGGAGCTGGAGGCCAGCGTGAAGGACCCCAGCGTCCGGGCCTGCCTGGAGGAGCTGGAGCGCTCCTGTGCCCAGTTCCATTTCCTGGGCGGCTACGCGGAAGTGTGA
- the aroE_2 gene encoding Shikimate dehydrogenase (NADP(+)), with the protein MPSSISWAATRKCDAMGEKIYGLLGRKLGHSWSAPIHKALGCGSYRMIELEPEQLGDFLRREDIGGLNVTMPYKRDVMPFCDVIDEGAQAIGSVNTLVRRGGKLYGYNTDIDGFLYTARRSKIEFAGRKVLVLGSGGASLTAQAGAKREGAREVVVISRSGPNSYESLTQCHGDGEIVVNTTPVGMWPDLEGRPLDLKSLPRLEAVLDVIYNPTRTSLLLQAEELGLRRAGGLPMLVAQAVRAEELFFERELPSSENERILAQLWQDRTNLVLVGMPGCGKTAVGQELAQLSGRPLVDLDGEIVKRAGRPIPEMFAQEGEVAFRKLEAETLAEVCAQGGRVVATGGGAVLRADNRAALRRTGRVYFLRRDLDLLPTDGRPLSQAGSLEEMYRARRPLYQAAADAVIDNSVPLEKTAGLIWRDFCEHSGD; encoded by the coding sequence GTGCCCAGTTCCATTTCCTGGGCGGCTACGCGGAAGTGTGACGCAATGGGAGAGAAAATTTACGGCCTGCTGGGACGAAAGCTGGGCCACAGCTGGTCCGCCCCCATCCACAAGGCCCTGGGCTGTGGCAGCTACCGCATGATCGAGCTGGAGCCTGAGCAGCTGGGGGACTTCCTCCGCCGGGAGGACATCGGGGGGCTGAACGTCACTATGCCCTATAAGCGGGACGTGATGCCCTTCTGCGACGTGATTGACGAGGGGGCCCAGGCTATTGGTAGCGTCAACACCCTGGTCCGCCGGGGCGGGAAGCTGTACGGCTACAATACGGATATTGACGGCTTTTTGTACACAGCCCGACGGAGCAAAATCGAGTTTGCCGGGCGGAAGGTTCTGGTTCTGGGCAGCGGCGGGGCGTCCCTCACCGCTCAGGCCGGGGCGAAGCGGGAGGGGGCCCGGGAGGTGGTTGTCATCTCCCGCTCCGGCCCGAACAGCTATGAAAGCCTAACCCAGTGCCACGGGGACGGGGAAATTGTGGTCAACACCACCCCAGTGGGGATGTGGCCCGATCTGGAGGGCCGGCCCCTGGACTTGAAGTCCCTGCCCCGGCTGGAGGCGGTGCTGGACGTGATTTACAACCCCACCCGCACCAGTCTGCTCCTCCAGGCGGAGGAGCTGGGCCTGCGCCGCGCGGGGGGCCTGCCCATGCTGGTGGCTCAGGCGGTGCGGGCGGAGGAGCTGTTTTTTGAACGGGAGCTCCCGTCCAGCGAGAACGAGCGCATTCTGGCCCAGCTCTGGCAGGACCGGACCAACCTCGTCCTGGTGGGAATGCCCGGGTGCGGCAAGACCGCCGTGGGCCAGGAACTGGCCCAGCTGTCCGGCAGGCCCCTTGTGGACCTGGACGGGGAGATTGTCAAACGGGCAGGCAGGCCCATCCCGGAGATGTTCGCTCAGGAGGGCGAGGTGGCCTTCCGGAAGCTGGAGGCTGAGACGCTGGCTGAGGTCTGCGCCCAGGGGGGGCGGGTTGTCGCCACCGGCGGCGGGGCGGTGCTCCGGGCGGACAACCGGGCCGCCCTGCGCCGCACCGGGCGGGTGTATTTCCTCCGCCGGGACCTGGACCTTCTGCCCACCGACGGCCGGCCCCTGTCCCAGGCGGGGAGCCTGGAGGAGATGTACCGGGCCCGGAGGCCCCTGTACCAGGCGGCAGCCGACGCGGTGATCGACAACAGTGTGCCTCTGGAAAAGACCGCCGGACTGATTTGGAGGGATTTTTGTGAACATTCTGGTGATTAA
- the aroQ gene encoding 3-dehydroquinate dehydratase — protein sequence MNILVINGPNMNFLGIRQPEIYGRATYDDLKDMISAEAAELDVQVDFFQSNHEGALVDAIQQAYLDKVDGIVINPAAYTHTSVALLDAVKAVGIPTVEVHISDPDSREEFRHVSYVRQACVATFKGHGLEGYLEAMRLLRDRAKTQL from the coding sequence GTGAACATTCTGGTGATTAACGGCCCGAACATGAATTTTTTGGGCATCCGCCAGCCGGAAATCTACGGGAGGGCCACCTACGACGACCTGAAGGACATGATTTCCGCTGAGGCGGCGGAGCTGGACGTACAGGTGGACTTTTTCCAGTCCAACCACGAGGGGGCCCTGGTGGACGCCATCCAGCAGGCCTACCTTGACAAAGTAGACGGCATCGTCATCAATCCCGCCGCCTACACCCACACCAGCGTGGCCCTGCTGGACGCGGTGAAGGCGGTGGGCATCCCCACGGTGGAGGTCCACATCTCCGACCCGGATAGCCGGGAGGAGTTCCGGCATGTGTCTTACGTCAGACAGGCGTGTGTCGCCACTTTCAAGGGCCACGGCCTGGAGGGCTATCTGGAGGCCATGCGGCTGTTGAGGGACAGGGCAAAAACCCAGTTGTAG
- the rbkS gene encoding Ribokinase, with protein MTDVVALGELLIDFAHKSSDSAGYPTLAAQPGGAPGNFLAALQRYGCSTALLGKVGDDAFGHLLVNTLQELGIGTKGILRDPAVFTTLAFVTLDGTGNREFSFARKPGADTCLTAGEVDYSLIDGARVFHFGTLSLTAEPARAATREAVAHAKQAGKLVSFDPNLRKPLWASEAEAKEQIEWGLGQSDIVKISDEEVDFLWGLSPEEGAQRLLKEYGVKLVYVTLGPKGCHFANQNGCGEVASPSGIQVVDTTGAGDIFGGSAMSRFLKLNKAPDGLTVDEMEAVTRFACCAASLSTQTHGGIFSVVPEEQVLSIL; from the coding sequence ATGACAGATGTAGTCGCCTTGGGCGAGCTGCTCATTGATTTCGCCCACAAGTCTTCTGACAGCGCCGGATACCCGACCCTCGCCGCCCAGCCGGGGGGCGCGCCCGGAAATTTCCTTGCCGCCCTCCAGCGGTACGGCTGTTCCACCGCCCTGCTGGGCAAGGTGGGGGACGACGCCTTCGGGCATCTGCTGGTGAACACCCTCCAGGAGCTGGGCATCGGGACGAAGGGCATCTTGCGGGACCCCGCCGTCTTTACCACCCTGGCCTTTGTCACTCTGGACGGCACCGGGAACCGGGAATTCAGCTTTGCCCGCAAGCCCGGGGCCGACACCTGCCTGACCGCCGGCGAGGTGGACTACAGCCTGATTGACGGGGCCCGGGTCTTTCACTTCGGCACCCTGAGCCTCACCGCCGAGCCGGCCCGCGCCGCCACCCGGGAGGCGGTGGCCCACGCCAAACAGGCGGGCAAGCTGGTGAGCTTTGACCCCAACCTCCGCAAGCCCCTGTGGGCTAGCGAGGCGGAGGCCAAGGAACAGATTGAGTGGGGCCTGGGGCAGTCGGACATTGTAAAGATCAGCGACGAGGAGGTGGACTTCCTGTGGGGGCTGTCCCCGGAGGAGGGCGCCCAGAGGCTGTTGAAGGAGTACGGCGTCAAGCTGGTCTACGTCACCCTGGGGCCCAAGGGCTGTCACTTCGCCAACCAAAACGGCTGCGGGGAGGTGGCCTCCCCCTCGGGCATCCAGGTGGTGGACACCACCGGCGCGGGGGACATCTTCGGCGGCAGCGCCATGAGCCGCTTCCTCAAGCTGAACAAGGCCCCGGACGGCCTGACGGTGGACGAGATGGAGGCCGTTACCCGCTTCGCCTGCTGTGCCGCCAGCCTGTCCACCCAGACCCACGGCGGAATTTTCAGCGTCGTCCCCGAAGAGCAGGTGCTGTCCATCCTGTGA
- a CDS encoding Deoxyguanosinetriphosphate triphosphohydrolase-like protein — translation MTLMTLREQMQEREEATLSPLACKSSQTRGRARTEEECDFRTPFQRDTDRIVYSKAFRRLKHKTQVFLQPEGDHYRTRMTHTLEVSRIARTMARALFLNEDLTEAIALGHDLGHTPFGHAGERLLNEVMPGGFAHYKQSVRVVERLEKGGEGLNLTWEVRNGIVCHTKGTPAATLEGQLVRLADHIAYINHDIEDALRGKIIYPMDLPLETSRVLGFTHSARINTLVADAIQASQGQGEIRQSPQVGEAMRSLKEFMFDSVYTNPMAKGEEGKAQDMLRRLFEYYQENPDELPDDFQSIRQKEGVERAVCDYIAGMTDPFAVERFKELFLPKGWTVL, via the coding sequence ATGACCCTGATGACCCTGCGGGAGCAGATGCAGGAGCGGGAGGAGGCGACGCTGTCCCCGCTGGCCTGCAAGTCGTCTCAGACCAGGGGCCGGGCCCGGACGGAGGAGGAGTGTGATTTCCGCACGCCCTTCCAGCGGGATACCGACCGAATTGTCTATTCCAAGGCCTTCCGGAGGCTAAAGCACAAGACCCAGGTCTTTCTCCAGCCGGAGGGGGACCACTACCGCACTCGAATGACCCACACCCTGGAGGTCAGCCGCATTGCCCGCACCATGGCCCGGGCGCTGTTCCTCAACGAGGACCTCACCGAGGCCATCGCCCTGGGCCACGACCTGGGCCACACCCCCTTCGGCCACGCCGGAGAACGGCTGCTGAACGAGGTCATGCCCGGAGGCTTTGCCCACTATAAGCAGTCGGTCCGGGTGGTGGAGCGGCTGGAGAAGGGGGGCGAGGGCCTGAACCTGACCTGGGAGGTGCGCAACGGCATCGTCTGCCACACCAAGGGGACCCCCGCCGCTACCCTGGAGGGACAGCTGGTCCGGCTGGCCGACCACATCGCCTATATCAACCACGACATCGAGGACGCCCTGCGGGGCAAGATCATCTATCCCATGGACCTGCCCCTGGAGACCTCCCGGGTTCTGGGCTTTACCCACAGCGCCCGGATCAACACCCTGGTGGCCGACGCCATCCAGGCCAGCCAGGGACAGGGGGAGATCAGGCAGTCCCCCCAGGTGGGGGAGGCCATGCGGTCTCTGAAGGAATTTATGTTTGACAGCGTATACACCAACCCGATGGCAAAGGGGGAGGAGGGTAAGGCCCAGGACATGCTCCGCCGCCTCTTTGAATACTATCAGGAGAACCCCGACGAGCTGCCCGACGATTTCCAGAGCATTCGTCAGAAGGAGGGGGTGGAGCGGGCCGTGTGCGACTACATCGCCGGCATGACCGACCCCTTCGCCGTGGAGCGGTTTAAGGAGCTGTTCCTCCCCAAGGGGTGGACGGTGCTGTAA
- the dnaG_3 gene encoding DNA primase, with the protein MPLPERFLDELLARTDLVDLVSESVRLTKKGNSWWGCCPFHSEKTPSFHVVPDRQLYKCFGCGKGGGAISFVMELENLPFRDAVAVLAQRAGMQMPEMGGSPGARERRERILAINKQAARAFHRWLNSPEGAEGLVYLQCRGLSRRTLTNFGLGFAPDGWESLIRELSGQGYDKRDLLDAGLAVSNKDGRIYDRFRNRVMFPIIDVRGEVIGFGGRVMDDSMPKYLNSPDTPVYNKSRNVFALNIAKRSKTGRVILTEGYMDTIALHQAGFDNAVASLGTALTAEHGQLLAKYFKEAVISYDGDGAGVKAAQRAIPILEKAGMKVRVLQMRGAKDPDEFIKAYGREAFAKLLDSSENQVDYRLAQLQKQYNLEDDAQRIAFLQEAAQLVAAIPSAVEREIYGGHAARTAGVTPEAMGLEVNRALRVRVSKAKKQQERRDLAPAAQLQPRSRGLRYENIRSARAEEGLIALLMLDPGAVKEMDGITGADFSSPLLGRAFDGLSRRARDGLSVQLAALAEEFTGEEMDHLAQIAIQPVAAGNTARAIEDYISVIRGEKLLRAGGPEDELLLAAQKKYQQKKAYMEEKK; encoded by the coding sequence TTGCCCCTGCCCGAGCGGTTTTTGGACGAGCTGCTGGCCCGGACGGACCTGGTGGACCTGGTGTCCGAGTCGGTGCGGCTGACAAAAAAGGGGAACAGCTGGTGGGGCTGCTGTCCCTTTCACAGCGAAAAGACCCCCTCCTTCCATGTGGTGCCCGACCGTCAGCTCTACAAGTGCTTCGGCTGCGGAAAGGGGGGCGGCGCCATCAGCTTTGTGATGGAGCTGGAAAACCTGCCCTTTCGGGACGCGGTGGCGGTGCTGGCCCAGCGGGCCGGGATGCAGATGCCCGAGATGGGCGGCAGTCCGGGCGCGCGGGAGCGCCGGGAGCGGATCCTTGCCATCAACAAGCAGGCTGCCCGGGCCTTTCACCGCTGGCTCAACAGCCCGGAGGGGGCGGAGGGGCTGGTCTACCTCCAGTGCCGGGGCCTGTCCAGGCGGACGCTGACCAACTTCGGTCTGGGTTTCGCCCCCGACGGCTGGGAGAGCCTGATCCGGGAGCTGTCCGGCCAGGGCTATGACAAGCGGGACCTTCTGGACGCCGGACTGGCTGTCAGCAATAAGGACGGCCGCATCTACGACCGCTTCCGCAACCGGGTGATGTTCCCCATCATCGACGTGCGGGGGGAGGTCATCGGCTTTGGAGGCCGGGTGATGGACGACTCGATGCCCAAGTATCTCAACTCGCCGGACACGCCGGTGTACAATAAGAGCCGGAACGTCTTTGCCCTGAACATCGCCAAGCGGTCCAAGACGGGCCGGGTCATCCTGACGGAGGGGTATATGGACACCATCGCCCTCCATCAGGCGGGCTTCGACAACGCGGTGGCCTCTCTGGGCACCGCCCTGACGGCGGAGCACGGCCAGCTGCTGGCCAAGTACTTCAAGGAGGCTGTCATCTCCTACGACGGAGACGGGGCCGGCGTGAAGGCGGCTCAGCGGGCCATCCCGATTCTGGAAAAGGCGGGCATGAAGGTGCGGGTCCTGCAAATGCGGGGGGCCAAGGACCCGGACGAGTTCATCAAGGCCTATGGCCGGGAGGCCTTCGCCAAGCTGCTGGACAGCAGCGAGAACCAGGTGGACTACCGCCTGGCCCAGCTGCAAAAGCAATATAACCTGGAGGACGACGCCCAGCGCATCGCCTTTTTGCAGGAGGCGGCCCAGCTGGTGGCCGCCATCCCCAGCGCGGTGGAGCGGGAGATTTACGGCGGCCACGCCGCCCGGACGGCGGGAGTCACCCCCGAGGCCATGGGCCTGGAGGTGAACCGGGCCCTGAGGGTCCGCGTCAGCAAGGCGAAAAAGCAGCAGGAGCGCCGGGACCTGGCTCCGGCGGCCCAGCTCCAGCCCAGAAGCCGGGGTCTGCGGTATGAGAATATCCGCTCTGCCCGGGCGGAGGAGGGGCTGATAGCCCTGCTGATGCTGGACCCGGGGGCGGTAAAGGAGATGGACGGTATCACGGGGGCAGATTTCTCCTCCCCCCTGCTGGGCCGGGCCTTCGACGGGCTGAGCCGCCGGGCCCGGGACGGTCTGTCCGTCCAGCTGGCCGCTCTGGCCGAGGAGTTTACCGGTGAGGAGATGGACCATCTGGCCCAGATCGCCATTCAGCCTGTGGCGGCGGGAAACACCGCCCGGGCCATAGAGGATTACATATCCGTGATCCGCGGCGAAAAGCTGCTGCGGGCCGGCGGGCCGGAGGACGAGCTCCTTCTGGCCGCGCAGAAAAAGTATCAACAGAAGAAAGCATATATGGAGGAAAAGAAATGA